Proteins encoded by one window of Channa argus isolate prfri chromosome 1, Channa argus male v1.0, whole genome shotgun sequence:
- the LOC137139113 gene encoding probable E3 ubiquitin-protein ligase TRIML1 produces MRESIIQKYQEIQAVLDEDLRTTLSHLEMEERAAVSALDGLMERSCCLIQEIEQDLSRLTVAQDQTETEPDTMSIFSYPEQQATGTVDRVLDLLNRTDPSSVRLDEAKAEQILSLTNNMLLLICSQTPIIHTLLKSYSSEVTLDPETAHPKLIISPQGDSATYTDTWQQLPDLPGRFDITLNVISLQGFCFGRHYWEIDVTGKSYWELGVTYPTIPRKGTSEACWLGRGNESWCIEFFDGEYTAWHGGVPHQLPFTKHFCRIGVFCSFPAGLVTFLAADNMTPLFSFCAAAFSDCLHLALCPGHDHNGINAKPIVISNALSPSADR; encoded by the exons ATGAGGGAGAGCATCATACAGAAATATCAGGAGATCCAGGCTGTCCTGGATGAGGACCTGAGGACCACATTATCTCACCTGGAGATGGAGGAGCGGGCTGCCGTCTCTGCCCTAGATGGATTGATGGAGAGGAGCTGTTGTCTAATTCAGGAGATTGAGCAGGACCTGTCCAGACTCACTGTGGCACAGGACCAGACTGAGACAGAGCCTGATACAATG tcaataTTTTCATACCCAGAACAGCAAGCCACGGGGACAGTGGACAG AGTGCTGGACCTGCTAAACCGGACGGACCCGAGCAGTGTGCGCCTGGACGAGGCTAAAGCTGAACAGATCCTCAGCCTCACTAACAACATGCTTCTACTTATTTGTTCACAAACTCCTATAATCCACACACTACTCAAGAGTT ATTCCAGTGAGGTGACGCTAGATCCAGAGACGGCTCACCCAAAGCTGATCATATCCCCCCAAGGTGACAGTGCCACCTACACAGACACCTGGCAGCAACTACCTGACCTCCCTGGACGCTTTGACATCACGCTCAATGTCATCAGTTTGCAAGGGTTTTGCTTTGGTCGCCACTACTGGGAGATTGATGTGACTGGGAAATCCTACTGGGAACTGGGTGTCACCTATCCCACCATTCCCCGCAAGGGCACCAGTGAGGCCTGCTGGCTAGGTCGGGGGAATGAGTCGTGGTGCATAGAATTCTTCGATGGGGAGTATACAGCCTGGCATGGAGGTGTGCCACATCAGCTGCCTTTCACGAAACACTTCTGTCGGATTGGTGTTTTCTGTAGTTTCCCTGCTGGATTGGTGACGTTTCTAGCAGCAGATAACATGACTCCACTGTTTTCCTTCTGTGCAGCAGCCTTCTCAGACTGCCTCCACCTGGCCCTGTGCCCTGGTCATGATCACAATGGCATCAATGCAAAGCCCATTGTAATCTCTAATGCGTTATCTCCTTCGGCTGATCGCTGA
- the habp2 gene encoding hyaluronan-binding protein 2 produces MNVKILFFCLFLAALFIPAELKPKKENKDQREHRDGEHHDHHEHRHNHEHRHNHEHQNHGRQGSEIHRQGTPHKRRLRFKDIIEDYFFKIIDPTGDDDEEDDHSDWLYDLQAIAGQCSPNPCLNNGVCKQKGRGKIKCDCPNPYHGKRCEKGPKICKRGLCGRGECVLTSSPPFYQCKCKAPFQPPDCKTYSVCEPNPCKNGGKCIKNGNDFDCMCAQGYRGRFCHVAPNDCYVDNGESYRGNVTETEEGDECLNWNSHFVLVKGTNPFNTYEDKDGLGLHNFCRNPDGDKKPWCFYRRDRQLLWGYCDVTKCPEPSVVPTGIAPPIPHPTSAQPQTPKPEPTADAKPTTVKPPITEPPGTDDDCPTMKPGPTAGPQQFTTCGNPQPKKPITRIFGGLKVTPGTLPWQVSLQVRPTNTNRPFNHICGGVLIASCWALTAAHCIIQGRDMQVLAGGLTLASTETTEQAIRVEDVIVHENYRETPTAVYNDIALLRLKGNNGVCANETQFVKAACLPDATLPDGIECTISGWGVTEQSKYGSNHLLQANVLLINQQKCSEPSIYGRVLSPTMLCAGHLQGGVDSCQGDSGGPLTCKQNSSHVVYGLVSWGDECGRANKPGVYTRVTQFLDWIKSKTQATFP; encoded by the exons ATGAACGTGAAGATCCTCTTCTTTTGCCTCTTCTTAGCGGCGCTGTTCATTCCGGCTGAA TTGAAacctaaaaaggaaaacaaagatcAACGTGAGCATCGTGATGGTGAGCACCACGATCATCATGAGCACCGCCATAATCACGAGCATCGCCATAATCACGAGCATCAAAATCATGGCCGTCAAGGGTCTGAGATTCACAGACAGGGCACCCCCCATAAAAGGAGATTAAGGTTTAAGGACATAATTGAGG ACTACTTCTTTAAGATCATAGACCCAactggtgatgatgatgaggaggatgacCATTCAGACTGGCTTTATGACCTTCAGGCAATAGCGG GCCAGTGCAGCCCAAACCCTTGCCTCAACAATGGAGTGTGTAAGCAGAAGGGCAGGGGAAAAATCAAATGTGACTGTCCTAATCCTTACCACGGAAAAAGATGCGAGAAAG GTCCAAAAATCTGTAAGAGAGGTTTATGTGGGCGTGGGGAATGTGTATTGACCTCCAGTCCCCCATTTTACCAGTGTAAATGCAAAGCGCCTTTTCAGCCTCCAGACTGCAAAACCT ATTCAGTTTGTGAGCCTAATCCATGCAAGAATGGTGGAAAATGCATCAAAAATGGTAATGACTTTGACTGCATGTGCGCTCAAGGGTACAGAGGACGTTTCTGTCATGTTG CCCCCAATGACTGCTATGTGGACAACGGAGAGTCATATCGTGGAAATGTGACCGAGACAGAAGAAGGTGACGAATGCCTCAACTGGAACTCTCACTTTGTCCTGGTGAAAGGAACTAACCCCTTCAACACCTACGAGGACAAAGATGGACTTGGCCTGCACAACTTCTGCAG AAACCCAGATGGAGACAAAAAGCCCTGGTGTTTCTACAGAAGAGACCGCCAGTTGCTGTGGGGCTACTGTGATGTGACAAAGTGTCCTGAGCCAA GTGTGGTGCCAACTGGAATAGCCCCTCCTATCCCTCATCCCACTTCTGCCCAGCCTCAAACACCAAAGCCTGAACCTACAGCAGACGCCAAGCCAACAACTGTCAAACCTCCAATTACAGAGCCGCCAGGGACTGACGATGACTGTCCAACTATGAAACCTGGACCCACCGCTGGTCCACAACAGTTCACTACCTGTGGGAACCCTCAGCCAAAAAAACCCATTACTCGAATTTTTGGTGGTCTGAAAGTCACTCCTGGGACTCTACCCTGGCAGGTTTCTCTGCAAGTGAGACCAACAAATACCAATCGACCATTCAACCACATCTGTGGAGGAGTTCTTATTGCAAGCTGCTGGGCTCTGACAGCTGCACATTGCAT TATACAAGGAAGGGACATGCAGGTGCTTGCAGGAGGTCTTACATTGGcttcaacagaaacaacagagcAAGCCATAAGGGTTGAAGACGTTATTGTACATGAAAACTACAGGGAGACTCCAACAGCAGTTTACAATGATATAG CTCTGCTGAGGCTAAAGGGTAATAACGGAGTTTGTGCCAATGAGACGCAGTTTGTGAAAGCAGCCTGTTTGCCTGATGCCACACTGCCTGATGGGATAGAGTGTACCATATCTGGATGGGGTGTGACGGAGCAAT CCAAATATGGTTCCAATCACCTGCTGCAGGCCAATGTACTGCTGATCAACCAGCAGAAGTGTTCTGAACCTTCTATTTATGGAAGAGTCCTGAGTCCTACCATGCTCTGTGCTGGCCATCTGCAGGGAGGGGTGGATTCCTGTCAG ggTGATTCTGGAGGTCCATTGACTTGTAAGCAGAACAGTAGCCATGTTGTTTATGGCCTGGTGAGCTGGGGAGATGAATGCGGGAGGGCGAACAAGCCTGGGGTCTATACACGTGTCACTCAATTCCTGGACTGGATCAAGTCAAAGACTCAAGCCACATTTCCATAA